From one Trachemys scripta elegans isolate TJP31775 chromosome 14, CAS_Tse_1.0, whole genome shotgun sequence genomic stretch:
- the MRPL58 gene encoding peptidyl-tRNA hydrolase ICT1, mitochondrial — protein MAARVLRGLCWARPALLPARTPRGILHRAAAGAAPSSEFRSQYALDRLYPEQKRSDAEEGTQDGTKQTSADIPMDRLSISYCRSSGPGGQNVNKVNSKAEVRFHLASADWIAEDVRQKIAVMHKNKINKSGELIINSEVSRYQMKNLADCLEKIRNMIKEATQKSSVVSKENSQLLIARVQKMNRERLRQKKINSTIKQSRRVDFD, from the exons ATGGCGGCGCGCGTGTTGCGGGGCCTTTGCTGGGCGAGGCCGGCGCTGCTCCCCGCCCGGACCCCCCGAGGCATCCTCCACCGAGCCGCCGCCGGCGCCGCCCCCAGCTCCGAGTTCCGGAGCCAATACGCCCTGGACAGGCTCTATCCGGAGCAGAAGAGAAGCGACGCCGAGGAGGGGACCCAA gATGGGACAAAACAAACCTCTGCTGATATTCCTATGG ATCGTCTGTCCATATCCTATTGCCGGAGCAGTGGACCCGGAGGCCAGAATGTTAATAAAG TGAATAGTAAGGCAGAAGTTAGATTCCATTTGGCATCAGCTGATTGGATTGCAGAAGATGTGAGGCAGAAAATAGCAGTGATG cacaagaataaaataaataaatctggcgAGCTGATCATAAACTCTGAAGTGAGTCGCTACCAAATGAAGAACCTGGCAGACTGCTTGGAAAAAATCAGAAACATGATTAAGGAGGCCACTCAGAAATCCAGTGTGGTATCCAAGGAGAATTCCCAGCTCCTCATAGCCAG GGTGCAAAAAATGAATCGTGAACGACTGcgacagaaaaaaattaattcgACTATAAAACAAAGCAGGAGGGTAGACTTTGATTGA